CGGACGCGCCAGTATCTTGGATTACGAATTCCTGTGGTGGTGCGGGTATACAATGATCGCTCTTTCGAAATGGAGACGCACACTCCGTTTGCGTCCGACCTCTTGAAACAAGCCGCTGGGATTGCCAAAGGTTCGGGAAACACTCCGAAGGAGAAGGTGGGGAAGGTTACCCGGGCTCAGATTGCTGAGATCGCAAAAGTGAAAATGGCTGATCTGAGCGCCCGGGATTTGGAGCACGCTTGCCGGATTATCGAAGGAACAGCCCGCAGTATGGGGCTGGACGTTGTGGACTGAGACGAGTCCGTCTACGGCGCAGCGTAGTGGTTAGGGACAGTCGAAGCGAAGAAATAACGGTGAGCCAGATTTCGGCGAACATTCGGTTAAGCCTTTAGATTCTGAATGCCAGCGCACCGCTCCATCGATCCTGGGATGCCCAGCGGTCAGAAGCAGGGGCGGGAGAGCTCGAAAGGGTTCGCAACATGGCGAAGCGGTCCAAGAGATATCGTGCACTTGCACAAAAGGTACCGGGGAAAACCCCGCTACCTTTGGAAGAGGCGGTTAAACTTTTGAAGAGTTTTAACAATACCAAGTTCGACCAGACTGTGGAGGTCGCCATCCGAACCGGGATCGATGCCCGACAGGCTGACCAGAACATCCGTGGGTCGGTGGTTCTGCCGCACGGTTTGGGTAAGCCGGTGCGGGTGATTGTGTTCGCAAAGGGCGATCAGGCTGACGCGGCCCGCGCAGCCGGTGCTGACGAAGTGGGGGGAGCGGATCTGGCTGAGAAGATTAAAAATGGATGGCTGGATTTCGACGTGTGTATCGCAGCGCCAGACATGATGGGGATTGTGGGGCCTCTGGGAAAAATTCTGGGACCGCGCGGATTGATGCCCTCACCCCGAGCTGGGACTGTCACGCCGGACGTCGGTCGTGCTGTCCGCGAGTATAAGGCCGGAAAAGTTGAGTTTCGCAATGACAGCAGCGGAAACATCCACGCACCGGTGGGCAAGCTCAGCTTTGACGAGCAAAAACTTGTCGAAAATATTCGAACGTTCGTTGAGCATATTCAAGGGATGCGGCCTGCCAGCGTGAAGGGGCAGTTTATCAAAGGAGTGACTATTTCCGCCACAATGTCTCCGGGTATTCGGGTAGCGGTTTAAGCGAGTGTCGGTGGCGGGTTTTCATCCGTTCGTCTGGCGTACAGCGTAAGAAACAGGACTTGGTGAGTTCACTGAAGCAATGAGCAAGTACGTTAAACAGTTGATAACCGAACATTACCGGCGGCGGCTCCAAGGAGTCGATTCGGCCGTGCTGGTGAATGTTATCGGTTTGGACGCTAACAGGACCCGGCGTCTGCGTAAAGAGCTGGCCGAGAGAAACATTCACCTGATGGTGGTGAAGAATACATTGGCCGCCCGGGCATTCCGCGGCACACCATTGGAGAGAGCGTTTGAGAATATCACGGGGCCGACGGCCATTTGTTGGGGTGGTGAAGACATCGTGAGCCTCACAAAGGAGGTCGTGAGGTTTGCGAAGGACGAGAATTTTGCCCCTTTCTCAACCAAAGGGGGTGTGTTAGAAGGAGAGCCCCTGACTCCCCAGCAAGTGGAGGAGATCAGTAAATGGCCGTCGCGGCAGGAGCTGCTTGCCCAGCTGGCGGCTCGGCTCATGGGACCGGCCTCAACTTTGATGAGCGCTCTGGCAGGACCGGGATCGACTTTGGCTGGGCAGTTGAAGCAACTGGCGGAGGGCGAAAAAACCGGTGCGGAAGGCGAGTCTGGGGCCAGTGGGGCTGGCTCGTCGTGAGGTTTCAAGCCCGACGGCGTTTGAATTTCCGGGTGAACTGGCTTGGAAAAACGTGACTCAGGTTTCGTATCAGCGAAATAACGGGTTCGAGTGATTGGACAAGGATTGGAGTGACCGATGGCAACCGACGCACCTGTACGTGAATTCAGCCAAAAGATTAAGGAATTGGGTGACGCGATTGTAGCGCTGCCCTTGAAGGAAGTGAAAGAATTGAACGATTACCTGGAAATCGTTCACGGAATCAAGCCAGCGGCCGGCGGAGTTATGGTGGCTGCGGCGCCGGGTGGTGCTGGTGCAGCAGGCGCTGCCCCTGCCGCCCAGGAGAAGACCGAATTTGATGTGATCCTCGAGAGCTTCGGCGCAAACAAGCTTAAGGTGATCACGGCAGTGCGGTCACTTCTGCCGGGAATCAGCCTGGCGGATGCCAAAAAGCTCGTGGAAAGCGCTCCTTCGAAAGTCAAGGAGGGAGTCAGCAAGGAGGAAGCGGAGAAGATTAAACAGGCCCTGGAAAAGGAGGGTGCTACTGTCTCCATCAAGTGAGGCTGTTCGGCTTTGTTCCTGTCGACCGGCGCTGCGCCGGGTGATGCGCGATGGCATTGCGTGAACGGGTGGGTGGCGGTGAGTGCGTCCAATTGGGGGGTGTGGCTTCGGAGAGGCGGAGTGGTTGTCCGCACGGTTTTCCCGGAAATGTCTCGTGGAAGCTCCATGCTCGTAACGAGTCTGGGCCGGGTGAGGGTTGCGCGCGCTGTTCTGTGACCAGACCGCTGCTCGGTGCCAGCTCGTTTATTGTTTTCTTGACGTCCCGGTGATTGGGTTTCACTCTGGAGGGTTCAACGGCAATGGCAGTTCCGGCCCAACGTCGCCTTGAAGTGAAAGAAGTCCGTCATTTTGGTAGCCGCCGATATGATTTCCCGATTCCGGACCTCACTCAAATTCAAACCAAGGCATATGAGAGGTTTCTTCAGGCCGATGTACCGTGGAATAAGCGGAAAAACGAGGGGTTGGAGGCTCTTCTCCGCGAAACGTTCCCCATTGAGAACCTCGACAAATCTCTGCGCCTGGAATATATCCGGTACGAGTTGGGCAAGCCTCGGTACACTCCGGAGGAGTGCAAACAGCTTCGTCTGACTTACGGACGGCCGTTCCGTGTCTGGTTGCGGCTGAACAAGGAGCAGCCGGTTGAGGAAGAGGTCTTCCTCGGTGAAATTCCGATTATGTTGGGCGGTGGGGAGTTCATCATCAACGGTGCTGAACGGGTCGTTGTCAGTCAGCTCCACCGCAGTCCGGGAATGGACTTCATTGAGGACAAGGAAGGTGACCGGAAGGTTTATAGCTGTCGCATCATCCCGGAACGGGGAAGCTGGATCGAGATCATCCTCACCAAGCGGGATACACTGGCTGTCCGAATCGACCAGAGCAACAAGTTCCCGGTGATGACGCTGCTTCGGGCCATGGATCCGAAGTTCAGCCAGAATTCGGATATCATTCGGGCGTTTTACGGTGATGTGATCAAGGAAGAAAAGATCGCCTCGCGGGCTTCCGCGTCAAAAATCAAGGACAAAGTTGCGGTAGAGGATATCGTCTATCCACCCGAGAGCCCGAACGCCGGTGAAATCATTGTCGAATGTGGCCAGGTCATTACGGAAAGCGCGGCCGAGCAAATATGCACCTCCGGATTGAAAAGCGTCTGGGTGATGCCCAACGATCGAAATCGCTTGATTCTCGATTCGTTGGCCGAAGACCCGACAGCCAGCCACGAAGAGGCACTGCTTCGGATTTATCAGAAGCTTCGGCCGGGGAATCCCCCGCAATTGGAGCGGGCCCGAACGCTGTTCTATGAGCGATTCCGGGATCCCAGCCGGTATCGACTGGGCCGGGTGGCACGCTTCCGAATCAACCGCAAGCTGGGGCTCAATGTCCCCGAAGATGAAATGGCCCTGCGAGCGGAAGACCTGATTGCAGCCATCAAGTATCTGGCGAGACTTCGTGCCGGAGATCCTACGGCGGAACCCGACGACATCGACCATCTCGGTAATCGCCGGGTGCGCACAATTGACGAACTGGCGTGCGAGGAGCTGCGAAAAGGCTTTTTGAAGCTCCGGCGGACGGTCTCCGACCGAATGAATTACAGCGACGTGGCCGACATGACGCCACGGAGTCTCATCAATCCGAAAAGTGTGTCCGCGGCTATCGAGTATTTCTTCGGACGCGGGGAGCTTTCTCAGGTGGTTGACCAGACCAACCCGCTGTCCATGCTGACGCATGAGCGGCGTTTGTCTGCCCTGGGGCCGGGCGGTCTGAACCGCAAGCGCGCCGGTTTCGAGGTCCGCGACGTGCACGCCTCGCACTATGGGCGAATGTGCCCCATCGAAACCCCGGAAGGTACCAACATCGGCCTGATTTCCAGTCTGGCGATTTACGCCAGCCTTGACGAATACGGATTTTTGATCACGCCGTACCAAGTTGTGAAAAATGGCGTCCTGCAGGACGAGATCCGCTGGCTCCGTGCCGATGAGGAGTTCGACAGCTATCTGGCGCCCGCAGATGCCCCCGTGAAGGATGGCAAGATTCAGGGTGACACCATCGTCGCCCGCCACCGCGGGGACTTCAAGTTGGTCCCCGTTTCGAAGATCCAGTACATGGATGTTTCCCCGGCCCAAATCGTGGGTGTTTCCGCGGGCTTGATCCCCTTCCTGGAACATGACGACGCCAACCGCGCGTTAATGGGATCCAACATGCAGCGGCAGGCTGTGCCGCTTCTGGTCACTGAGCCGCCTCTCGTCGCTACCGGATTGGAAGGAAAAGTTGCCGAAAACTCCAGTCTGGTAGTTCGGGCGAAACGCGACGGGACCGTCACCTACGTGGACGCTAACCGAATTGTGATTGATGACACAGATGTCTATTTACTGGAAAAGTTTGTGGGCCTGACAGAGAAAACCTGTCAGAATCAAAAGCCCATTGTGAGGGTGGGTGACAAGGTCAAAAAAGGGCAGATCATTGCCGACGGAGCTGCTACGTGCCAGGGTGAACTCGCCCTTGGGCGAAATGTCCTTGCTGCTTTCATGTCCTGGGAAGGGTTCAACTTTGAGGACGCAATCATCATCAGTGAGGAGCTCGTCCATAACGATGCTTACACCTCGATCCATATCGAGGAGTTCGATGCTGAGATCCGCGAAACCAAACTGGGTCGGGAAGAGTTCACCCGCGATATTCCCAACGTGAGCGAGAAGCAGCTTCGCAACCTCGATGAGAATGGAATCGTGCGAGTGGGTACACACGTCAAGCCCGGCGATATTCTGGTGGGTAAAGTAACGCCCAAGTCGAAGACCGAGTTAACACCGGAGGAGAAGCTTCTGCGGGCGATTTTCGGTCGCGCAGGTGAGGACGTGAAGAACGACTCTTTGGAGGTCCCGCCTGGAGTCGAAGGCATCGTTATCCACACCCAAAAGTTTGCACGACGCACAAGCCTCTCCGAGGCGGAGCGGGAGGAATATGATCGGGCTCTTAAGCAGGCGGAGGCCGAAGGCAATGCTCAAATTGCAGCGGCTTTCACCAAACTGATTGAGGCTTTGGAACAGGCTCTCGGGCAGCGGATCACCGATGATGATGGTGTGCCGCTTTTGGAAGGCAAAGAGCATCGTTACATTGCGGAACAGGCACAGCGATTCCAGCTTGACCGCTTGGAAATCCGCAGCGCGCAGAAGCGTGCAAAAGCTGAAAAAATTTATGCGGAATTGTGGCCAGCGGTGGAGGCGGCGATCGATGCTCGGGATCGCAAGGTCAACTCTCTTAAGCGTGGCGATGAGCTCAAGAGCGGTGTGCTTCAAATGGTCAAGGTGTACATCGCCACGAAGCGCCACATTTCCGTGGGCGACAAGATGGCCGGTCGCCATGGGAACAAGGGGGTTATTGCGAAGATCCTCCCCAAAGAAGACATGCCCTTCTTGGCCGATGGAACCCCGGTTCAGATCCTCCTCAATCCGCTTGGCGTGCCCAGCCGTATGAATGTCGGTCAGATCTTGGAGACCCACCTCGGTTGGGCGGGAGCCAAGTTGGGGTTCCGCGCAATAACTCCGGTCTTCGATGGCGCGAACGAAGATCAGATTCGCGAGTGTCTGAAAGAGGCCGGTTTGCCCGAAAACGGAAAAGTGACACTTTACGACGGGCGAACGGGAGAGCCCTTCGAGCAGAAGGTAACGGTGGGCTACATCTACATGATGAAGCTGCACCACTTGGTGGACGACAAGATCCACGCTCGGGCGACCGGGCCCTACTCCCTTATCACGCAACAGCCTTTGGGCGGAAAGGCTCGCTTCGGTGGGCAGCGCTTTGGAGAGATGGAAGTTTGGGCCTTGGAAGCCTATGGGTCGGCCTACATCCTCCAGGAACTGCTCACCGTCAAAAGCGACGATGTGGAAGGGCGGACGAAGATCTACGAGGCCATGGTCAAGGGAGAGAACACCCTGGAAGCGGGAACACCGGCCAGCTTCGATGTGCTGGTCAACGAGATTCGTGGCTTGGCACTCAATATGCAATTGGAGAAGGGGCCGTCGCTGTGAGGAACTCGAGATGGAAAGGAGGAACTTGCTTGGGGTATTGGCTCAAGGGGCGCAAAAAACAGGTGGCTTTACGGGTTGAGGGTCGGTAGTCCATCTGTGCGGCAAAATAAGGAGTGTGAGCGGTGAGTTACGCCGAAACAACCTACGAACGAGTTAATGACTACGTGGCGGTCAAAATCAGCCTTGCCCGTCCCCACGATATCCGAAGCTGGTCTTTTGGCGAAGTGAAAAAGCCGGAGACCATCAACTACAGGACATACAAGCCGGAACGCGATGGGCTATTCTGCGAGCGCATTTTCGGTCCGGAAAAAGACTGGGAATGTAGCTGCGGTAAATATCGCGGCATGAAATATAAGGGCATGGTCTGCGACCGCTGCGGTGTCAAAATCACTCACAGCCGGGTGCGTCGCAAGCGGATGGGGCACATCGAGCTGGCCAGCCCGGTCGTGCATATCTGGTTCTTTAAGGCGCCGCCGAGCCGGCTCGGTACGCTCCTCAACATGAAGGGAACGAGCCTGGAGAAGATCATTTACTACCAGGATTACGTGGTCATCGACCCCGGCGATACGCCGCTTCAAAAGTACCAACTGCTGACCGATGAGGAATATCGCCAGGCCCGGGCTGAGTACGGGGAAGGGAGTTTCCACGCGGATATGGGGGCGGAGGCGATCCGCAAGCTCTTGATGGACCTGGACCTGGTTCAGTTGTCCCGGGAGTTGCGGGCGGAACTGGCGCAGACCACGTCCAAACAGAAGCAGAAGGAGTTGATCAACCGGCTCAAACTGGTGGAGGCCATCCGCGACAGCGAAAATCGCCCGGAGTGGATGGTGTTGGATGTCATTCCGGTTATTCCGCCTGACCTGCGCCCGCTGGTGCTTCTGGAGTCCGGTAACTTCGCCACCAGTGATCTGAACGATCTTTATCGGCGGATTATCAACCGAAATAACCGTCTGAAAAAGCTGGTGGATCTCAATGCCCCTGAGGTCATCATCAAAAACGAAAAGCGCATGCTCCAGCAGGCGGTGGATGCGCTTTTCGACAACAGCCGGTGCAAACGACCGGTGCTCGGTTCGAGC
This is a stretch of genomic DNA from Thermogutta terrifontis. It encodes these proteins:
- the rplK gene encoding 50S ribosomal protein L11 produces the protein MAKQLVGTVRFCVPGGQATPAPPVGTSLGRFGINLGQFVQQFNERTRQYLGLRIPVVVRVYNDRSFEMETHTPFASDLLKQAAGIAKGSGNTPKEKVGKVTRAQIAEIAKVKMADLSARDLEHACRIIEGTARSMGLDVVD
- the rplA gene encoding 50S ribosomal protein L1, which codes for MAKRSKRYRALAQKVPGKTPLPLEEAVKLLKSFNNTKFDQTVEVAIRTGIDARQADQNIRGSVVLPHGLGKPVRVIVFAKGDQADAARAAGADEVGGADLAEKIKNGWLDFDVCIAAPDMMGIVGPLGKILGPRGLMPSPRAGTVTPDVGRAVREYKAGKVEFRNDSSGNIHAPVGKLSFDEQKLVENIRTFVEHIQGMRPASVKGQFIKGVTISATMSPGIRVAV
- the rplJ gene encoding 50S ribosomal protein L10, whose product is MSKYVKQLITEHYRRRLQGVDSAVLVNVIGLDANRTRRLRKELAERNIHLMVVKNTLAARAFRGTPLERAFENITGPTAICWGGEDIVSLTKEVVRFAKDENFAPFSTKGGVLEGEPLTPQQVEEISKWPSRQELLAQLAARLMGPASTLMSALAGPGSTLAGQLKQLAEGEKTGAEGESGASGAGSS
- the rplL gene encoding 50S ribosomal protein L7/L12; amino-acid sequence: MATDAPVREFSQKIKELGDAIVALPLKEVKELNDYLEIVHGIKPAAGGVMVAAAPGGAGAAGAAPAAQEKTEFDVILESFGANKLKVITAVRSLLPGISLADAKKLVESAPSKVKEGVSKEEAEKIKQALEKEGATVSIK
- the rpoB gene encoding DNA-directed RNA polymerase subunit beta, which encodes MAVPAQRRLEVKEVRHFGSRRYDFPIPDLTQIQTKAYERFLQADVPWNKRKNEGLEALLRETFPIENLDKSLRLEYIRYELGKPRYTPEECKQLRLTYGRPFRVWLRLNKEQPVEEEVFLGEIPIMLGGGEFIINGAERVVVSQLHRSPGMDFIEDKEGDRKVYSCRIIPERGSWIEIILTKRDTLAVRIDQSNKFPVMTLLRAMDPKFSQNSDIIRAFYGDVIKEEKIASRASASKIKDKVAVEDIVYPPESPNAGEIIVECGQVITESAAEQICTSGLKSVWVMPNDRNRLILDSLAEDPTASHEEALLRIYQKLRPGNPPQLERARTLFYERFRDPSRYRLGRVARFRINRKLGLNVPEDEMALRAEDLIAAIKYLARLRAGDPTAEPDDIDHLGNRRVRTIDELACEELRKGFLKLRRTVSDRMNYSDVADMTPRSLINPKSVSAAIEYFFGRGELSQVVDQTNPLSMLTHERRLSALGPGGLNRKRAGFEVRDVHASHYGRMCPIETPEGTNIGLISSLAIYASLDEYGFLITPYQVVKNGVLQDEIRWLRADEEFDSYLAPADAPVKDGKIQGDTIVARHRGDFKLVPVSKIQYMDVSPAQIVGVSAGLIPFLEHDDANRALMGSNMQRQAVPLLVTEPPLVATGLEGKVAENSSLVVRAKRDGTVTYVDANRIVIDDTDVYLLEKFVGLTEKTCQNQKPIVRVGDKVKKGQIIADGAATCQGELALGRNVLAAFMSWEGFNFEDAIIISEELVHNDAYTSIHIEEFDAEIRETKLGREEFTRDIPNVSEKQLRNLDENGIVRVGTHVKPGDILVGKVTPKSKTELTPEEKLLRAIFGRAGEDVKNDSLEVPPGVEGIVIHTQKFARRTSLSEAEREEYDRALKQAEAEGNAQIAAAFTKLIEALEQALGQRITDDDGVPLLEGKEHRYIAEQAQRFQLDRLEIRSAQKRAKAEKIYAELWPAVEAAIDARDRKVNSLKRGDELKSGVLQMVKVYIATKRHISVGDKMAGRHGNKGVIAKILPKEDMPFLADGTPVQILLNPLGVPSRMNVGQILETHLGWAGAKLGFRAITPVFDGANEDQIRECLKEAGLPENGKVTLYDGRTGEPFEQKVTVGYIYMMKLHHLVDDKIHARATGPYSLITQQPLGGKARFGGQRFGEMEVWALEAYGSAYILQELLTVKSDDVEGRTKIYEAMVKGENTLEAGTPASFDVLVNEIRGLALNMQLEKGPSL